Proteins encoded in a region of the Salminus brasiliensis chromosome 2, fSalBra1.hap2, whole genome shotgun sequence genome:
- the lmod2b gene encoding leiomodin-2, which translates to MSTFGYRRELSKYEEFDEDELLASLTAEELQELEKELVDIDPDDNVPIGLRQRDQTAKTPTGTFSREALLKYWENETRKLLENERMGSSSPQGGENNEKEECVTESNSEESEDEKEADEENEKGECTDHESEKEEKEESELENPVSEEEDDEEEEDDNEEDEDDDDEEEEAEDEEQECKNVLEKGAPPCNLHNGHATLHLEEPLKRRSPLDPSLRAQEPSQMSGNPTVVDEALEKILSNDPDTTEVNLNNIDNVSQETLIRFAEALRSNTNVRVFSLANTHSDDHVAFAIAKMLRENCHITNLNIESNFITGKGILALVQALTHNSTLTELRFHNQRHILGGQVEMEIVKLLKENNTLLKLGYQFDLPGPRMSMTSILTRNQDRQRQKRMQEQRQQQGGMATPINLRTSVLQKSTPTSSPYGSPRGSPWSSPKLPRNDLVKKNTPPAPAPPPPPPPPPPPPPPPPPKAEKSVTEKKAPTRMIAEVIKLHEASSKEQQQTRGKSKTKKGKKKPRKEKETESILKELKTALRPIADRESSRPSTPQRSAHDELMASIRSSSIRSLRRVEVPKYLR; encoded by the exons ATGAGCACCTTTGGCTATAGACGGGAGCTGAGCAAATATGAGGAATTTGATGAAGATGAGCTGTTGGCCTCGCTGACTGCTGAGGAGCTCCAGGAGCTGGAGAAAGAGCTGGTTGATATCGACCCCGATGATAACGTCCCTATTGGACTAAGGCAGAGGGACCAGACGGCTAAAACGCCCACGGGCACATTCAGTCGAGAGGCGCTCCTAAAATACTGGGAGAATGAGACACGCAAGCTTCTGGAAAATGAAAGGATGGGGTCCTCAAGCCCCCAG GGTGGTGAGAATAATGAAAAGGAGGAATGTGTGACAGAAAGTAACAGTGAGGAATCAGAAGATGAGAAAGAAGCTGATGAGGAGAATGAAAAGGGTGAATGTACAGACCATGAGAGtgaaaaggaggaaaaggaAGAAAGTGAACTAGAGAACCCAGTGTCtgaagaagaggatgatgaagaggaagaggacgataacgaagaagatgaagatgacgatgatgaagaagaggaggcaGAGGATGAAGAACAAGAGTGCAAGAATGTGCTGGAGAAGGGTGCTCCTCCATGTAATCTGCATAATGGTCATGCAACTCTTCATCTAGAAGAGCCTCTGAAGAGACGTTCGCCACTGGACCCCAGCCTTAGGGCCCAAGAGCCCAGCCAAATGTCAGGAAACCCCACAGTGGTAGATGAGGCTCTGGAGAAGATCCTCAGCAATGACCCAGACACCACAGAGGTCAACCTCAACAACATCGACAATGTCTCCCAGGAAACGCTGATCCGTTTTGCCGAAGCCTTGCGCTCTAACACGAACGTGCGCGTCTTCAGCCTGGCCAACACGCATTCGGACGACCATGTGGCCTTCGCCATTGCCAAGATGTTAAGGGAGAACTGCCACATCACTAACCTCAACATTGAGTCCAACTTCATCACAGGGAAGGGCATCTTGGCGCTGGTGCAAGCCCTCACCCACAACAGCACTCTAACAGAGCTGCGCTTCCACAACCAGCGGCATATCTTGGGAGGCCAGGTGGAGATGGAGATTGTGAAGCTGCTGAAGGAGAACAACACGCTGCTGAAGCTGGGCTACCAGTTCGACCTACCAGGCCCTCGCATGAGCATGACCAGCATCCTTACTCGGAACCAGGACAGACAGAGGCAGAAGAGGATGCAGGAGCAGCGTCAGCAGCAAGGGGGCATGGCAACTCCCATCAACCTACGCACCAGTGTCCTGCAGAAGAGCACCCCGACCTCCTCCCCCTACGGTTCTCCTCGGGGTTCACCATGGTCCTCTCCGAAGCTGCCACGCAATGATCTGGTGAAGAAGAACACTCCTCCGGCACCTGCGCCACCTcccccaccacctccaccacccccaccccctcctccacctccacctaaAGCCGAAAAAAGTGTCACAGAGAAGAAAGCTCCCACCAGAATGATTGCAGAGGTGATCAAACTCCACGAGGCCAGCTCCAAAGAGCAACAGCAGACTCGGGGCAAGTCCAAGAccaagaaaggaaagaaaaagccACGCAAGGAAAAGGAGACCGAGAGCATCCTGAAGGAACTGAAAACCGCCCTAAGGCCAATTGCAGACCGCGAGAGTTCCAGGCCATCCACGCCACAGCGCTCAGCTCATGATGAACTCATGGCTTCCATCCGATCAAGCAGCATCAGGTCTCTCCGACGG GTGGAAGTTCCTAAATATCTTCGGTAA
- the asb15b gene encoding ankyrin repeat and SOCS box protein 15b isoform X2 — protein sequence MHRASVQPDAELLDVVLLASHELSMEEVTKEGETPLTLAASAGHVKNVKMLLQHGASPHNTNSKNESPLLLAVRIGSYDMVLTLILGGAFVEQVCLKKWTATHEAAKVGCADILMLLLRHGGKVMSRDGHGVTPLGVAAEFGRADILEILIEHGGDVTAQATNGDTVLYDATGSGNLDCVHLLLNHGASPNVASLAFQLPIHRAAYEGHYLALKTLMPITTKRAIRLSGMSPVHSAADGGQASCLELLIEKGFDVNSLLGGHISDNYGDMRKTPLYFAVSSSDVTCAEILLNAGAQPDLDPLRCLLVAVRAGRYELVRLLLAHGADVNCFFTVISDTVFPTALQYCLQDEMMMRLLLNNGYHAESCFQCSHDLCVVQSCIWEQIFTLDSNTCNSYSNKVTFCDFVSVSWLKHLVGRVVRTLLDYVRHVHICSKLQNILEKHKEWPEICDILRSPRSLQHLCRLLIRKKMTPRRLNSPDFMSAVPFPPALKNYLIYKEYDIYGRMAEW from the exons ATGCACAGGGCCTCAGTTCAGCCTGATGCAGAGCTCTTGGATGTTGTTCTTCTGG CATCCCACGAGTTGAGCATGGAAGAGGTCACAAAAGAGGGCGAGACGCCTTTGACTCTCGCTGCCAGTGCTGGCCATGTGAAGAATGTGAAGATGCTGCTGCAGCACGGTGCTTCTCCACACAACACCAACAGCAAGAACGAATCTCCGCTTCTGCTGG CGGTCAGGATTGGCTCTTATGACATGGTCCTGACGCTGATCTTGGGTGGAGCATTTGTGGAGCAGGTGTGTCTAAAGAAGTGGACAGCAACGCATGAGGCTGCCAAGGTGGGCTGCGCAGACATCCTGATGCTTCTCCTCAGGCATGGCGGAAAGGTCATGAGTCGAGATGGACATGGGGTCACGCCGCTGGGTGTCGCTGCAGAGTTTGGTCGTGCTGACATTCTGGAAATTCTCATTGAACATG GAGGCGATGTTACTGCCCAGGCCACCAATGGAGACACAGTGTTATATGATGCAACAGGCTCTGGAAACCTCGACTGTGTTCACCTGCTCCTCAACCATGGTGCAAGTCCCAACGTGGCCAGTCTAGCCTTTCAGCTCCCCATTCACCGCGCTGCTTACGAAGGCCACTATCT GGCACTGAAGACACTCATGCCCATTACCACTAAGAGGGCCATTCGCCTGTCTGGGATGAGTCCGGTGCACTCGGCTGCAGATGGTGGACAAGCCTCCTGCCTGGAGCTTCTAATTGAGAAAGGCTTTGATGTCAACTCGCTCTTAGGTGGCCACATTTCTGACAACTATGGTGACATGAGAAAGACCCCGCTGTACTTTGCAGTGTCCAGTAGTGACGTCACCTGTGCAGAGATACTGCTAAACGCCGGAGCCCAACCTGACCTGGACCCGCTGCGCTGCCTCCTTGTGGCTGTCAGGGCTGGCCGCTACGAACTGGTGCGGTTGCTCCTGGCCCACGGAGCAGACGTCAACTGCTTCTTCACAGTGATTAGTGATACAGTGTTCCCCACAGCGCTGCAGTACTGCCTGCAAGATGAGATGATGATGCGCCTGCTCCTCAACAACGGTTACCATGCAGAGAGCTGCTTCCAGTGTAGCCACGACCTCTGTGTTGTGCAGAGCTGCATCTGGGAGCAAATCTTCACGCTGGACAGCAACACGTGCAACTCATATTCCAACAAAGTGACG ttttgtGATTTTGTCAGTGTGTCCTGGCTGAAGCACCTGGTGGGCCGGGTGGTGCGTACACTCTTGGATTACGTGAGACATGTGCACATCTGCTCCAAGCTTCAAAACATCCTGGAGAAGCACAAAGAGTGGCCTGAGATCTGTGATATCCTCA GGAGCCCACGTTCACTGCAACACCTGTGCAGGCTGCTTATCAGGAAAAAGATGACACCGAGAAGACTAAACAGCCCTGACTTTATGAGCGCTGTTCCTTTTCCCCCTGCACTAAAGAACTATCTGATCTACAAGGAGTATGACATTTATGGTAGAATGGCTGAATGGTAG
- the asb15b gene encoding ankyrin repeat and SOCS box protein 15b isoform X1, translating into MADTEEMDEEQLIEFAIQVSLQEACTFSLQSLETASDENLKVLAAIEQGDVCAVRALHRHKSAFKETDSRGWLPMHRASVQPDAELLDVVLLASHELSMEEVTKEGETPLTLAASAGHVKNVKMLLQHGASPHNTNSKNESPLLLAVRIGSYDMVLTLILGGAFVEQVCLKKWTATHEAAKVGCADILMLLLRHGGKVMSRDGHGVTPLGVAAEFGRADILEILIEHGGDVTAQATNGDTVLYDATGSGNLDCVHLLLNHGASPNVASLAFQLPIHRAAYEGHYLALKTLMPITTKRAIRLSGMSPVHSAADGGQASCLELLIEKGFDVNSLLGGHISDNYGDMRKTPLYFAVSSSDVTCAEILLNAGAQPDLDPLRCLLVAVRAGRYELVRLLLAHGADVNCFFTVISDTVFPTALQYCLQDEMMMRLLLNNGYHAESCFQCSHDLCVVQSCIWEQIFTLDSNTCNSYSNKVTFCDFVSVSWLKHLVGRVVRTLLDYVRHVHICSKLQNILEKHKEWPEICDILRSPRSLQHLCRLLIRKKMTPRRLNSPDFMSAVPFPPALKNYLIYKEYDIYGRMAEW; encoded by the exons ATGGCGGACACCGAGGAGATGGATGAAGAGCAGCTCATCGAGTTTGCCATCCAAGTCAGTCTTCAGGAAGCTTGTACATTCTCACTTCAGAG CTTGGAAACAGCGAGCGACGAAAATCTAAAGGTTTTAGCCGCTATCGAGCAAG GTGATGTGTGTGCTGTGCGGGCTCTGCATCGCCACAAAAGTGCCTTTAAGGAGACGGACAGCAGGGGATGGCTGCCTATGCACAGGGCCTCAGTTCAGCCTGATGCAGAGCTCTTGGATGTTGTTCTTCTGG CATCCCACGAGTTGAGCATGGAAGAGGTCACAAAAGAGGGCGAGACGCCTTTGACTCTCGCTGCCAGTGCTGGCCATGTGAAGAATGTGAAGATGCTGCTGCAGCACGGTGCTTCTCCACACAACACCAACAGCAAGAACGAATCTCCGCTTCTGCTGG CGGTCAGGATTGGCTCTTATGACATGGTCCTGACGCTGATCTTGGGTGGAGCATTTGTGGAGCAGGTGTGTCTAAAGAAGTGGACAGCAACGCATGAGGCTGCCAAGGTGGGCTGCGCAGACATCCTGATGCTTCTCCTCAGGCATGGCGGAAAGGTCATGAGTCGAGATGGACATGGGGTCACGCCGCTGGGTGTCGCTGCAGAGTTTGGTCGTGCTGACATTCTGGAAATTCTCATTGAACATG GAGGCGATGTTACTGCCCAGGCCACCAATGGAGACACAGTGTTATATGATGCAACAGGCTCTGGAAACCTCGACTGTGTTCACCTGCTCCTCAACCATGGTGCAAGTCCCAACGTGGCCAGTCTAGCCTTTCAGCTCCCCATTCACCGCGCTGCTTACGAAGGCCACTATCT GGCACTGAAGACACTCATGCCCATTACCACTAAGAGGGCCATTCGCCTGTCTGGGATGAGTCCGGTGCACTCGGCTGCAGATGGTGGACAAGCCTCCTGCCTGGAGCTTCTAATTGAGAAAGGCTTTGATGTCAACTCGCTCTTAGGTGGCCACATTTCTGACAACTATGGTGACATGAGAAAGACCCCGCTGTACTTTGCAGTGTCCAGTAGTGACGTCACCTGTGCAGAGATACTGCTAAACGCCGGAGCCCAACCTGACCTGGACCCGCTGCGCTGCCTCCTTGTGGCTGTCAGGGCTGGCCGCTACGAACTGGTGCGGTTGCTCCTGGCCCACGGAGCAGACGTCAACTGCTTCTTCACAGTGATTAGTGATACAGTGTTCCCCACAGCGCTGCAGTACTGCCTGCAAGATGAGATGATGATGCGCCTGCTCCTCAACAACGGTTACCATGCAGAGAGCTGCTTCCAGTGTAGCCACGACCTCTGTGTTGTGCAGAGCTGCATCTGGGAGCAAATCTTCACGCTGGACAGCAACACGTGCAACTCATATTCCAACAAAGTGACG ttttgtGATTTTGTCAGTGTGTCCTGGCTGAAGCACCTGGTGGGCCGGGTGGTGCGTACACTCTTGGATTACGTGAGACATGTGCACATCTGCTCCAAGCTTCAAAACATCCTGGAGAAGCACAAAGAGTGGCCTGAGATCTGTGATATCCTCA GGAGCCCACGTTCACTGCAACACCTGTGCAGGCTGCTTATCAGGAAAAAGATGACACCGAGAAGACTAAACAGCCCTGACTTTATGAGCGCTGTTCCTTTTCCCCCTGCACTAAAGAACTATCTGATCTACAAGGAGTATGACATTTATGGTAGAATGGCTGAATGGTAG